TGAAGCCTGTCAGGAAGACAGGCTTTAGTTTTTTGGAGAAACCAGCAGGTCGTCCCGAGGCAAGTCGGGACCGGGGGAGCATGAAGCCTGTCAGGAAGACAGGCTTTAGTTTTTTGGAGAAACCAGCAGGTCGTCCCGAGGCAAGTCGGGACCGGGGGGCAGTTTATATAATTTTTAATTCATATTCCTTGCGCAAAGCATTTTTTACAAATTTTGTTTTTGGATAACCCAGTGCTATTACTGCATGGATTCTATGGTTTTTAGGAATAAGTAATTTTTGCTTTATATAGTTTGCATTGTTAATTGTTGCAGATGCATATCCAATGAAGCAGCTTCCCAAGCCCATTGCATGTGCTACCAGTGTAATGTTATAGGCAGCATATTGTCCATCTTCAACGGGCATACTCCCTTCCATGTCGCTGTGGACAATAATCACACATGGAGCTTCATGGAATAAAAGATCCTTCCCTTCTTTTGCACGTTGAAGACCTAGTTTTACTGATTCATAATTATTTTTATAGTAATGTAGTATTCTTGTACCGGCAAAAAAGATTGACATGTATCGTAACAATGGATTCCCAGCAATCTTATTAAGCCTGATGAAAAAAGATTTAATATCTTCAGCAAGGGCTAAAACCTTTTCCCTGCTATTTATGACTACAAATTGCCATCGCTGGCAATTACTTGCAGATGGTGCAAGTACTGCTGCTTCAATTAAATCCTTTATTATGTCTTCCTTGATTGGTTCTGGTTTGAATTGCCGTACACTTCTTCGCGAATGAATAAAACTGATAATATCTGCTGGTTTAATTTTGGGTTTTGCTATTGTAGTATCTCCAAACGAAAAAACTAATTTTTTTAGTTCTTTAAAGCTTATGGCATCAAATCTACAGACACAATAGCAATGTGAACATAATATACAATCGTCATTTATAATTGTGATTTGTTTATTTTGTATTGATAAGACCTCTTTGGGGCATATGTTTATGCATTCACCACAACGTGTACATTTTTGTTTGTCAATAATTGGACCAGTCAAACTAACACCTCCTTAATTGAATGTATACAATAATTTATAATTTGGTTGTGCGTTTTTTCAGTAATTTTTAAGAAAAAACAATCTTAATATATTTATATTCAAATAAGTCAATTCTTGTTTATTTTTATTGTTTAAAAATTCAGTAAATGGCATCTCTTTGAATAGTAAAACTCACCATCACAATTGATGATTTCATTTGTAATCCATTTGAAAACGTTTTGTTGTACCATGATGTTTCACTGTATGTACAAGACCCAAACTAAGTGATACTGATACCGATTTGTTGCCTGCTATTATAAATGCCAGTCCAACCATCGAAGCATTTACTTTATTTGTTGATAGATCATATTCTATACAAACTGGTATCACTGGATTTGAAGTATTTGTAATTTTTTTCTGTTAATTTCGGCTCATTGAGACTGTAACTAAAAAGATAATACGGAGTTATTTTAAAGATTTCATACTATTTAAGCGAAGGATCTATCTTATGGATTGGAGTTTCTATTGACAGAGTTTAATTAAATCACATGTAAAATATATAGTGAATCACAAAATTATATAGAAAGAATTAAACATAAATCCAATCTATTATACTATAAATATAATGTATATGTTATCACTGTTGTTAAAATTGTAGGAATATACTCTTTCTTTTGTCAGTGAAAATTGAGACAAGTATATTGCTATAATTTGATCAGGGTATAGTATATCTTTCAATACAGCATTAATAATACTTTATAAAATATTGTATATCAACAATTAATGGTTGACTTTTAAAATAATTTACTATTTTATTGGTTATTAAAATATATTTATATCTTAATGACTAAATTATGTGCACTTCTTAAAAACTGCTTTAATCATTTGGAATTAACTAAAAAAAGCAGTTTTTTACAATAAATGTGTCCATAAAGGGACACGTCCCTGAAATGTAATTTTATAATTTCTATTTCTATTGTATTGATTTATTTAAAGTAATTTTCCGGAGTATTTTGTATGTTATTATTAAAAAAGTTTTTAAAAAGTTATGATAATAAAGACTATCTAACCCGACAGCAGGCTGAGGCATTATTTATTCTTTATTTTATTCTTACTGTGGGTTTGGTTGCGTTGGGTATTTCCATGTTCATATTATACCGTGCATACCATCCAACCCATCTTGGGGTAGTGTTGTGTGAACTATCCCTGCTCATAGCATTTTATCTTACTGTAAAGGGAAGGATTATATTAGCAAGCTATTGTATGCTATTGCCACTGAACATTGTTTTGTGGTACATAATATGGCTAATAACAGGAGTTGATGATACTCTCACAGT
This DNA window, taken from Spirochaetota bacterium, encodes the following:
- a CDS encoding nitroreductase family protein; protein product: MTGPIIDKQKCTRCGECINICPKEVLSIQNKQITIINDDCILCSHCYCVCRFDAISFKELKKLVFSFGDTTIAKPKIKPADIISFIHSRRSVRQFKPEPIKEDIIKDLIEAAVLAPSASNCQRWQFVVINSREKVLALAEDIKSFFIRLNKIAGNPLLRYMSIFFAGTRILHYYKNNYESVKLGLQRAKEGKDLLFHEAPCVIIVHSDMEGSMPVEDGQYAAYNITLVAHAMGLGSCFIGYASATINNANYIKQKLLIPKNHRIHAVIALGYPKTKFVKNALRKEYELKII